ATCTTATTGCTTTCAGGTGTTGTAGAATATATATGCTCTCTTCATCTGAAATATTGTTGACCCAtgctgggggggggggggcggaGTTGCTGTCATAATCCTCTTCTTTGGGTTACTGACATTCTTGATAAGTTGTACATAATGTTGAATTTTAATAAACCCagctttaaaattttattttcaacataGTCTAGTGGACATATTTAAGCTTGTATGATCTATAAAAGATCGGGCGTGGATTTCCCTGATATCTTGAACAAGGTTAAAAATTGAATGCTTGAATTGATagcatattattattttcttttatgggCAAAGGTAAAGAtattgtattaattaaaaagcTGAAAAATGAATCACAAAAAGTGAGACATTCCAGCACAAACATCCACATCATACATATAGAATTCATGCTGCATAATACATACAGCACCTAATTGGGattataactattattatttgttaaatagAATTGACATTTCAGCCTTGCTGATTTATCTGTTTGCCCTGTGATATTGCGCAGAGAAAATTGGGATTTAAAAATTCCCGGATACTCaagtgaagagaagaagaatcagAACAAACCTGTAAGCAACAAagcatttctctctctcttcccctTCTTTTCCGGACCCTTCCctgaataagaaaaatcaatctTATAATAATTAGATTCTTAAACGCTATGCTTCAAACTTGCAGCTATTAAATGACCTCCACAAGAGGCGCCTAGATATGGTAAGTTTGAAGGATTAATTGATCTATTTACTTCTTCCGTTGGacaataatataattgatatgTTCTTTTCTTGCTTGCTAATCTTTCAATGATCAGGTTCGCACATTGATGGAATCTTTGCCCTCTGAGTCGAGTGTTAACAGTTCTAAAGAGATGAGTATACAGGGCATTTCTAATCCTCCCCCTGTGGGAACCCACCATCTAGTAAGACCCTTGAGTTCAGAGCAGTTGATTTCTCATGCAGCTGGTTCTCAAATGCTACAGCAGATGACAAGATTTTAATGTTCCTCTGATTTTGGTCTTCATGCTGCTAGGTTTGACTTCCTGTATGCAGGGTAAGATGCCTTCTTTTGGATCatgataattacttttttttttggcataacATTCTCCCCTTCCCTCTTTTGAAGTTGTGATCTATTTATTTTGCCTACCGTCCCAACTCAATTTAGTCCAAAAAAGTATGATTATTATGATCAGAATTCCATCTTTTCCCGTTTTCTCACTAGCACGTAGATTTGGACCTCTCACTAAAATACCTATTACTGCCTTTCTTTTGACTCTATTATTGGACCGGATCTCATAAATGCCAACACAGCACATACCCTCTGTCTTAATCGGGCATGCCTGattttactaaaaggaaatTACTGCATTGTACGAAAACTTAATGAAAACTGTTTAAAAGGATATGATTTCTGTCAAAATCTGTAGttctcttttattctttaactCTACTTATCTACTGATATTCAACAATGTCAATTGGAATGGATGTTCGGAAATTTTGCGTACTATATAGTAATACTGTAGATGATCAAAATTAATgtccttatttttctttaatttgtgtCTTTGCAACTGTAATTTATCTCTACTTGAGCGGTCGGTAAGTTTTCTTACAcagttgttttatgtttttttggtcTCAGGTCTGGCAAGAGATTGCTTGCTGAAACTGATTAGCATACAAAGGAACTGTAATTACTTAGTATTTAGACatgaaaaaaatagttgttTAAGGATCCCAGCTATTGACACTGTCTTGTTATTTGCCCCAACCCCTCCTCTATAGTCATTTTGTTTCACTGTTTGAGCCTAATTATGGATTTTTAATGTACATTGGTGCCTGTCTCGGGCTCATTTGTAGTAtaaacatatgcttttttggatACTTGCTCTTTGTTTCTGATTGACTAGGCGAAACTGCTGTAAAGCTTTTCAATTTTGGATCGAGTGTAAAAGTGACCATCAAGTCGGGGCTTAGGATTTTAATGTAATGAATTATAAAACAGAAGCGAAAGGTAGATGCGGAAATTATAGCATATGATGTGGTTGCGTTGTAGACAATGATACACTTAGTctactttgtttctttttttctttttttttttttacgaaaacATAACCACTTTTAGTTTTTCAACTGTGGTTCaacttttcaaaataatcaaaagctgaaaagaatttaaaatctgATTAAAATCAGCAGTTTTGAATCATGTCTTTTACTTGGTCCACGTTGTTGTGTTTGCTGTTCTTCATCGTAAATTACTTGATCCTGATACACAACTTCATTTAAATTTGTTGGATTGTAAAATCGCCCACTTAGGGTACAAAAGAACTTATATGATGATGGTGAAACGATGGAATGCCAGTTGAGTGTACTTACTATCTCCAATCTTGATTATAAGAAAAGAAGACACATTttatacttattaaaaaaattagttaatttgattaaattgtgtaatttttaatttaaaaataaataattttcctaaattatatttcatttggAATTTGATATGAAGTATAAAAAAGGTTTTTGatcttatcaaataaaaatattttagagagaatctcattaaataatgcataaataattgagatttgtttatatttaaaataaaaaataagaaacttttatttatttattcgaGAGAAATATGAGGAGGGGGTGTTTTGCAAATAATTAAACATGAGCAAACAACTCTAGCGTTCCAAGACTTGCACCAAACAAATTGATCATGAAGTCTTCTAAAGTCGTTGGGAAGGAGTGTAAACAATTGTCAAAACTCTTGAAAGCTTATTTTGTTTTGATGGAATGAATGATGAGGTGGTTTTAGGTCTTCATTTTGCATTGTGTCGACAGCGAGGGGCTTGGTTGTGAAGGTGCATTATGTTGCTGTGCACATTGTTATGCTGGCATTATTTGATGTGTTGCACGTGTTACATGCAACCCCCTACTATTACCaagacatgttttttttttttttttttgttccttaaTTCCAATGTTAGACCCACTCGACATGCTCCTCTGCCTAGTTTGTGTATCGGTTTCCTCTCATGTCTGTTGCGGACGTGATCCAAATTGTGAGAGGTGGCTTCTACATGTCCTTCCAGAgaccaaattaattaaaatgatacagGCACTCCACATTCTGCAATCCTTGAACGCATTATGCTGTGGGAAAAAGTTCTGATCATACGTATATGTCATTCAcatgaattgaaaaattaaaacaatacatGTTTTAGTGAAGTGACAACACATATAatacacaaaatataaaaaataactatcttataatttatgacatttttAATAGGTCGTGTAGTATGTGATCCATTCTTAATCTCTAAAATGGACTTATCTAGAATTGTGTTGGTTGAGCTGAGAAGgtcaacaaattaaattatcttgTAACTATTTTAGTTTGATTAAATTGTTGATCCCCAAATATGTGGGTCtagtgaaaatattaaataatttaaagtgaCTATGCAAAGTACTACTCTACTGCAAAATGTAAATGACACTCTTTAATTAATGAGTTTTCTACCTTTGGGTGGGTTGAATGTGTCACAGGTCACAACCCCGAAAGGTTTCTCGAATTTGCATCTTCATTCAGATTCAGGGACATTAAAAGTGTAGGTTGGTAATGCTCCATCAGCGTTGTTGCCTGGTCCCCTTGGGAGATGTCGAATACGAGGAGTACGGCACGATAATTTAATAACCGATTACGGTTGATTGATGGTGGAtaccatttttaaaataatttaataaatttattatatataattatgatataagaaaaaaattattttaaaaaaattattattttaattttttgatgtaacattaattattggataaaaaatttataaataaattaataataatataagattaattttataaaattattattttcttttatttatttattattatttttatttgtgtaaaacAACTTAAGAGACAATCAAACTCAAAAACTTttcctttctcattttttttatcaccaaatcaatcttataactcctataaattattttatatttttattgtaactattttctctaattctaataaattatatcggttaattttcttactttttatatggtattatttttcttacttattatataaagaacatattaaatattttttaaagtttataatcatttttaatactttttttttataataaattagaaatgCGCGTTTGTAAGAGAATATAATactattcaataaaattaataccaatggttttgaaaagaaaagacaagACCATAAAATATCAATAGATATATGGAATATTGAAAGTACAACATTTCCTAAGATGCTGATCATAATTGTAATAACAAAGACCAATATTTTGTGTGTGCCAGTGAGCTAGTTAGgtgttaaatatttgattgcaATATTAATATGAAGGCACAGTGTGAGTAGTGAGAAGGGGCATTAGTAAAGAGGATGGGTAGACGACCCTGCTGCCCCAAAGAGATCAACAAAGGTGCTTGGTCTCGAGAAGAAGATGAAACCCTCTCCAAATATGTTTCCATCCATGGAGAAGGAAAATGGCAGAAGGTTGCCCAAAATGCAGGTATATATTCACATTAATCATATCATCATTTTCtctattatatttaatgtaaaCTATAGTGTAGGCAGTACTTGAGTGGATGGAGATTTTGGGTTGAATTTTCTTGGTGATTGAATGTTTAAGTTCGAAACTGGTTTTCTCTACGCATAATTGGATTccttcttaatttctttctttttggtcTATTTTTCATGTGGTGCCTCACAAAATAGGAGTGTTCCTTTGTCCTTAAATccaattgttattatttaattttttccttgTTAATTAGACCTTAGCTTTTTGGTTGtatatatacaataataatGTCTGCAGGGTTAAAGCGATGTGGAAAGAGTTGCAGACAAAGATGGTTGAATTATCTCAAGCCCGGTATAAAAAGAGGCCACATCTCTGTGGATGAAGAGGATATGATTATAAGACTTCATCGTCTTCTTGGTAAcaggtaatttttatttattaatttattttgattttaaaacttACATGTACTACTCAACACAATTTCTCATACTTCAAAAGATTTCTCGAGTATTTTATATAACACTATTTTCGCTCAACTTTGAAGACAGTTTATAAAATACAtaagattataaatatatataaaataatactattcTTAGTTAAAACTCTAACAATTTCTTCAACTGAGATAGATAAGAAGCGAGAAGAAGAGAGATAATCAGATAATTAAgtgtgagataaaaaaaataaagtgttattataaaacattaatataCATTAGTTGCTCATGTATATATGCATAAAAATCATAGTATATATGTAATGTGATCGtacaattgaaattctgaattTTGAGCTTAATTTATATAGATGGGCATTGATTGCAAAGAGGCTACCTGGACGAACAGACAATGAAATCAAGAACTATTGGAACACAAATCTGTCAAAGAAGTTACAAAAACATCCAACATCATCAGTTTCTTCACTTCAACACAAACgtcatgaaaaagaaaaaaccataCAAATGCATGTATCACCCGAAGCACCACGGCCTAGGagagttaatgcagttgaatacAGTAAAAATTTGGAGAATGGTGGGTGTGGAAATAGACCTAGTACAACTCCCAGTCCCTCAAATAAAGTAGAGGGTAGTAGTGAAGAAGCTTCTTTTAGTGATTTCCTCATCCACGACATTGATCAAAACCAATTTTTGATTGCTGATGATTCAAACTCAAAGGTGCCACAAATGGAAGAAGATCACCACCACAACAACAAGGTGGAATTAATAACCAACAACAGTCCTAGCTCTTCATCACCTTCTGATCATTGTCACCATCTCTTGCCAGAGAAATTTGACCCTTTTGAGACCCTTTTGGATGTGGAGCTGGCTTCCTTTCTTGGATTTGAAAATGATTGATCaagagattttatttattattattgcatGCAGTGAGATGAATGAAAAAAGGTCAAGTACTTAGGGAGTGTTATAGATAATATCCCATCTATATATGGAATGCCTAACTAATTATGCATCTAGCTATAGCTAGATGTAATATACAAATCCagggtttctttttctttttccctctcCACTTGGGTTGTGAACTCACGTACGAACCCTTATGTTCCTCCAAAATCAATAACATTATTCCAACAAGATAGTACAATCTAGTGTTTAGAAAATGTTGGATTCTATCTTTACTACAATTTCCGTTTACCAATTACTTTTTTGCTTCCCTTTGATGTGTCGCTGTAACGCACTAGGCCAAAAGTTGCTTTAGACAACGGCATTTAgatatataagaagaaaaataatattcatatgCACATGTGAGGTTATCTAGCTTTGATAGCTTTAAGAAACAATAACGAGAGGGTATAAGAATCAATTCATGCATCCGGCTCCTGCAGGACCTGATATGTTCTATTCAGAATGTGAATATGAACGTGGCAAAAATAGGCTAATGTTTATTAGTTcactaactaattaattaattaatcaaaattatggtttgaaacaacaTTACACAACCACAATTGTGATTGTAATGTAAAAGTATTTTGACTCATTACAACCGTAATATACGGTCGCATCAGCTGTATTTTCTggtaattatttgtaatataaAGGTTTTCTAACTCACCATAACACAATCCTAACTgtaatttaaaatcatgatcaaaatatatatgttaggaaaattaaattattttcaagaaaaatatttctgcttctaattaattaaagcaTTATGATCCTTTACACTACAACAGTTGTTAGTTTGCATCACACCGGGAGAACCTCAGTCTTCTCTTCTATCTTTGGTCAACAAGGTCAAAATCTGCAGCATAAATTGAAGAAGAGTTTTGAATCTGCAACAATTTTAGTCATGCCCCTCTTTCTTCTACGCTTCTCTCCTAACATTCTTATATTATCTGACAGTTTGTTGGTGCAGTAGCTAGCTTCAGGCTAGACATTTTTAACGTACCAGGCTGAAGGCAGGTTCTATAATCTTAATTGTGGCACGAGTCTTACTAacaaatattctaaaaatattgattaatgaattaaaagaaatatatttattatgaaaattatataagaacaaaaacaaatcataaataatttgattttatgttttctaataaaataattttttctttcattttcttaattagtgtTTTAAGTACActgattaacatttttttttgttggcatATAGGATGTGCCTGTGTGTACTAAATGTCACAAATTAAATACTATCAGCTATGAGGTCAGAATTTTACCCTCCATTTCACCCAATACGTCGCTACCAAAGTAATTTTCTAAACCGATGATTGCTGTCATGGATCAGCTTTGTAACAATCTACGTGAAAGCAAATTTATCCAAAAGAGAGAAGATAGTTTTAATGCTCTAtggttattaattaaaaaattgtcccTACCACTGGCTATGAAATTAATTAGTGCTTTTGTTCTGTAATGCCATACGAGGGTTTACTTTCCAATCCATCAATTCTACGTGCCTTCGGAATTCAATTCCATTTGCATAAAAATCTCACACAATAAGGAAACATTTCAGTCTCTCGTAGTTACTCTTTCACCAACCAATTGTAAGTTGAATAGAGACCTTTAGGCTGGAGTATTTAATATTAATCCATATTTTTAAGAACCCATTAGTTTGTAAAAGTAATCTATAAAAAGTTTAATCACCATGTATAGTTAGTGTAAAACTTAAACATCTTTGTGTTATATCATATCATGGAGCCCCCTTGCTCTGCACAGGCTGCATCAGGTTTCTTTTGTTAATCGAACGGTTTGAACCCCCATCAAGTTTAATGTAACAGAAATATAAGGTTGGttgaatgattaaaaaaaagtaaaataaaaaaagatggtGGATTCAACgtattctattaaaaaaaaacaaataaattaataaataatatttatcaataaaaaaagtattttgataTTTCTATACATTTTATTTGGGGGATTTGTTGTGGAGATGGTGAGTTTGTTGAAATTAGTATTTGGTTTGGGCTTTCATGAACTAGGCTAGCTATTTATGAGTTGCACTGCTGCGGGCCTAAACATTTAGACATTTAGTAAACAGAAAAAGTATTGcaaatgttgaaaataaaagagaaaagaaaataacaagatGTAAATAGGAATACTATGAACCGGAAACATGAAgggttaaaatatatataaaaatatggaaacaacaatggaagaataTCGtaacttatttgaattttatatttttacttttgctttattttgaaaaagagGTTTAATCCAAATATATATGACGCattgttaattttgtatttggttACCTTTGTTATTCCTAATAACCATTTTATCCTACATTTTAAGGAAGTATTCAaccttttgttttgaaattttcttctgGTTTTTACCTAAGTCACTTACATGCCTTGGGCTCTCTTTATTAACCTCAAATCACTGCCCTTAATAAAGGTTGTTGACTCCACTCGTCAATAATAACTTCTGAATTGAATATACAAGGAGGTGCTATTGGCACCCTACACATTGTTATCATTTGTAATGATGAAAATGCTTCAAATAATGGAAACTTATTTCCTATGAGGAAGAAATACaacgaaaataatttttcattgtgttttttttaaaataattaatacaatggatatttgttcaaaaaaatcaaaatgacacaacaaaagaacaacaaaaacttattttattaaattggcTAACAGGTCCAATAGACTTCAACTTTATGGCGCTAACAAATGAGTTGATttgattcaaataattaattcaaaatctttatttataaaatatgaataaatcaatttaaaaaatatgaatctgAGAACAAAACAAGCATAAATTAAGATCTCATTTggatacctttttttttcataagcacttgcaagaaaagaaagtaaaaaatatattaaaataagtttttctcataatttaaaattaacttgtaCATACGCTAAGTTAGATTTTGAAAAACTATAATGAaagtatttttgtaaattaattaacttatcaGTTAAGTTCATCAAATAAACTCAAACTAATATTGTATTTTTAGCCTTTACACAGAAATTAAGCATAATATAATTATGATCTTTCTCAAAAGTTAGTATCACAGAGATTTTGGCGACGATATGAAAAGCAGAATTTCAGTGTCACCTTGTTCTCTCTGAACATAACAGACATATATATGGATGCTGCGGTATGGTAGCAGCAGTCGCCTTGCACAGTTGCACTTGTAGCTTAGAATTGGTGTTACTGTTAAGTATTAGTAACCCTTTAATTTCTCTGCACACAATTTTAACGTGcccaaatatgaaaattaagctGTTTGTGattctttctctctttgaaCAAAGATTTTGTAGTTTGATCGGTctttaatttttagttctttCTTAATTTGTAGTACTTCATCCATTAATGCACCACGTACGTACATGCACCAGAAGAATGTCGGAAATGCATGCAATCATTATATTCATGGCATAACAATTTGATTTTGAGTGtagataattaaaaagaaaacagatgcgaattaagaaaaaaagacagagagaaattgtataaaaataagatagaaatgagataaatgaaaaaaaagtaaattattgtAACCATCAACATCttcatttctctttatttttcttcttaatgcATCAGATcattaattatatcaattataatgatttttcttcttttctcatcTTTCTCTAGGCCTAGATACTCAAGGCATATGCAACAAAAAAATGtagtatgattaaaaaaaatgtatataatggAGTGTATGAATACACTACTGCCTCAAATCCTAGCTGCAATGCTATATTATTTAATCAAGAAGAGGATAGCATAATGAAGGAAATGCATGGAAAGTTCAGTTTACTGGAAGTACTGCAGCCATGAGCAGAGAATAATAATTCATCTTACTGTATTACACTCGTATACTCAGAATTACAAGCACCAGATCTACTCTGaataaaatgattatatatttaaagatataCATATACTGGATTTCACACcacttaattttagttttaattttttattaaaaaattatttggtaattaatttcttattcaaaatttattaaattttgatttctttttttataaaaaaaagcgtTTAAGAAAAACCAGAAACAactgaaagtttttttttaatcattttattattctattCTATGGCCCTAACTCAAATCTATGAGTCGTTTAGAATTATACTGCAATATATGTGGTGAGACATGAGTTAGTATGTGTGTTTGTTTAAAACTATATACGTATTATCCATATTGAATGTACATATGTAGACATTTTTTTGGTTCCAACTATATGTAGACATTGATCTCACAATTTGCTTTACCCTTAAATGTCATCATAGAAAGTTTTTGTTTCAGTTGCATGTTCACTTTTCAGATTTCTGCATGCATGGCTTTTGAGAAGTGGCTAATGTAgtattgattatattttgtCTCGTGACAAAAACCTTTTGACCATCCAATACTGAGGCGCGTGTTAATTGGAGACCATGAAAATTGAAATCTACGtaagtataataatattaatgtaaGCAAAGGACGGAATAACTGCAAAATGGTGCAGAAAAACCCATGTGTTTCGTGAAGAACTTTGTCGTACATGCAATCTATCTATGCGCGCCCGGTTCTAAACTCTATGATTGTTGTTCTGtccttctctctttccttttcctctttttcattatattttctgGTTACCTGAATCCTGTAACGGGTTGATTCCTGATGACGATGATGAAACATCCACTTCATAATATATATCacaatcatattattttattttagtaaaaataaaaatctaaagaaGGAGGGATTGAGTTTAAACATGAGGAAGTGAAGCAGAAGAaggtgacaaaaaaaatgaagggaTTGAGTGGAGCGAAAAATGAGTAACCAAAGAAAATAATGGAAATGCATTGTAGTCCCTTAATCAAAGAAACAGTTAAGAgactgaaaataaataaataaaaattaaaaaagtgattATGATTAATTACGACTAAATTAATGATAGGTTGGCTACTAAAAAATTGATCTAGccctaaaagaaaaataaatagtggttatgaatatttagtgTGAGACTCGAAGTGACATAGTCAATGTAAACCTGCTCCTATGGTGggggtatttttttatctcctgGTTCCCCAATTCCTTGTGAGGACctcattttacattaaaaaaatatcaaaaattataaaaaaaaaatatttttttttgttttatctcaattttttaacaataacaaatttaaggtttaattctaagtttaaaacatgaataaaaatactaaaataaatcaataataatagtaataaaatcacACAAGCATCCAAGAAATATTCAAGTACACATTAATATTACaatattatacaataaaaataataaaactagcaTAACATTACAAGTCTTCATACAATAAATTAACATCATCATACTAAATCAAGTTTTCATACTTCCATTTAAGTGCAATGAAACATCTTCAACATCAATCCTACACAATGAAACATGTAAATATgtgtttagaaaatataaaaaagtcatgaattaatataataaaattttcataccgTTGACGTTGTTGTATCTTCATCGTCAACTATTGAGCAAAATTCCATCTTTGATTTCAAGGAACCTAATGACACAATTATacaatcattaaaataaattaattgcttagaagaaaaatttacaagtaacattaaatttattgctTTCAATCTCATTACGCAACCAATCTTGAGAGCAAATCAATGCCTcaataatgtcttcatttaatTTGCTACGATGTGGAGTCAGAAATTGTTCACCAATGCTAAATGCAGACGAAGCAACCGTTGAGATAAGAATAACTAGAAAGTCTTTAGCAATCCTTTGCAAAGTTGGATACTTGACTCTAATGCTTTTCCAATATCCCAAAATGTCAAAGTTACTaatatttgattgattaaacAATACAGGCTCCTCCAAGTATAAATCCAATTCAGATTTAACACAATCACCAGAAGAagtttcttgaacatattttaaaaagtcaGAACTCCTATCAACCTTTCCACCATTATTATCCAAACCAGACATTATTGAAGATGAAGTGAAAATAGAAGTAGTCCTCTTTTCCCTAGATTGATATTCAGAAACCAAATCTTCTAATAATTTTGTCACCTTATTCAATTGATTTGTGCTTTCACTTCCATACATGAgagggaaaaaataatttagcaaCTTCATTTTCAACCTAGGGTCCAAAATAACCCCTATTGCCATCACCCCATTGATCATGCCTTAATACTTCTCAAACTTGGGAATCATACTGTCAGCCATACCTTGAATGGTgctattagaagaaaaaatccaTTCATTCAAAGCCAATCAAATTTCACGTACTTTTGGAAAATAAACATTTGAAGTTGGATATGGTGTAcccaaaaataacttaataacTTTATAAAAGATTTCCAACTTCTCACAAATTTCAGTTGCCATTTTCCAATCATCATCACTTGGCAATGACTTATATTGAAACTCTCGTTGAGTCAAACGCTTGAAAACTTCAAGATATATGACAATGCAGAAACAAacattaaataagttgaattCCATCTAGTTCTACAATCCATCCTAAGTTTTTTTGAATAAGGAATTTCCAATTGTTCACAAGCCTCATGTAAAATTGTAAATGCACAAAGCTGCACAATCCATTCTAAGTTTCTGCTTCTTCCACCGGATTTCTTTGTGCGTCATTAGCAACTTGTTGT
The Glycine max cultivar Williams 82 chromosome 16, Glycine_max_v4.0, whole genome shotgun sequence genome window above contains:
- the LOC547568 gene encoding transcription factor MYB1; the protein is MGRRPCCPKEINKGAWSREEDETLSKYVSIHGEGKWQKVAQNAGLKRCGKSCRQRWLNYLKPGIKRGHISVDEEDMIIRLHRLLGNRWALIAKRLPGRTDNEIKNYWNTNLSKKLQKHPTSSVSSLQHKRHEKEKTIQMHVSPEAPRPRRVNAVEYSKNLENGGCGNRPSTTPSPSNKVEGSSEEASFSDFLIHDIDQNQFLIADDSNSKVPQMEEDHHHNNKVELITNNSPSSSSPSDHCHHLLPEKFDPFETLLDVELASFLGFEND